The segment GATTGGTTGTCATGGGACGGTGTATGGGAATTAATTAACGGCAAAGCCTATAATATGTCTCCAACGCCTACAGCCCTGCACCAGTATGTTATAGGAGAGCTATATTTTGCATTGCGTACGCACCTGGAAAATAAGAGCTGTCATGTGTTTGTCGCTCCGTTCGATGTGTTCTTCAGCGAGGATGATTCTGCTGCAATGCCCGATCATGTCGTCCAGCCCGATCTGTCGGTGGTCTGCTCTAAGGATCAGATTACGAAGAATGGCTGTCACGGCGCGCCCACAATGATTATCGAAGTGTTATCTCCGTCAACGGCACTCAAGGACTTCAATGAGAAGTTCAATCTGTACCAGAAGTATGGCGTCCAGGAATATTGGATCGTCGATCCCGGCAACCGCACGGTTCATGTATATGCGCTGCAGGATGGCGTGTATCAGGTGAGGGACTTATTTTCGGAGCAGGATAGTGTGCGGTCGAATGTGTTTAAGGATTTTCAGCTGCCGCTGGGCAAATTGTTTGACCTCCAAATCTAATACAACAAGTAGAAACGGCTTCGCCGTCCTCTTAAAGGACGGTACCGTTTCAGTGAGAAATAGAAGGATAAGTTATCATGTGCAACGTATAAATTCTTATATTTTCAAAAACAAGCCGCAGCGTAATTGCACATAGCAACTACACTGCGGCTTATTGTGCGAAACCATACGTTTCTTTACATAAACTTCCGCTGCACCTTCTTGCCGTCATAGGTGAACATGGCGTTTTTGTCTTCCACAACGGTCTGCAGATGCACGGTCCGGCCCCAGAGGGCGTAGATATGCGGGAGCGTGCGCTCCAGATATTTCAGATCCAGCTCGATACTCTCATAGCGGTGGGCAATCAAGAGTTCGCCGTTCCGCTCATAATCGGCATCCTGGATGACGAGGTACGGGGAGCCGCCGTTCACCCGGGCCAGCACCAGCTGGTCGCGCACATTCTCCCACGCTTTATCGGTAATTTTCCATTCCGGTCCCTTTTTCTCGAATACATAGAGGTCCAGGTCGTTCACCAGCTCCTTCGACAGATAGCTGCGGATGAAGGAAATGTCGGAATCGAGCTCGCGCACCTCGAACATTTTGTCCCGGTCCCAGCGATTTTCGATGTCCTCGAAGATCTTCAGCCCCAGGTAGTACGGATTCAGGCTCTGGCGGGAAGGCTGCACCACCGATGAATTTAGCTTGGCGTATTCGACAGTCTCTTCGGCAGTCAGGTCCAGCTCGCGCATAATCCGCTGATGCCAGTAGGAGGCCCAGCCTTCGTTCATGATCTTGGTCTCCATCTGCGGCCAGAAATAGAGCATCTCGTCATGCAGCATCGTCATGATGTCGCGCTGCCAGTCCTCCAGAGCAGTAGAGTATTGCTGGATGAACCAGACGATATCTTTTTCCGGCTCCGGGGGGAAGGTGCGTTTGCCGGCGGTTTCCGGCACTGGCGGGACGTCATCACTCTTTTCCAAATCCCACAGCTCACTGTAAGCATTAGCCGGTCCAGGCCCGCCGGGAGGGGAGTCCTTGCGCTCCTTCATCTTGGCTTCGAGCAGATGGGTCTTGCCCAGCTTGCGCGGCTGGATCAGGCTGGGATCGATATGCTCCTGGATCGCCAGCACGGAATCAATGAAGCTCTCTACGGTGTCTGTGCCATAGGTGACGGAGTAATCATTGATGCGGTCAGCGGTGGCGGACATGCTCTCGACCATATCCCGGTTAGACATGGAGAAGCGCATATTGTTCTTGAAGAAGTCGCAGTGCGCCAGCACATGCGCGACAATCAGCTTGTTCTGCACCAGGGAGTTGCCGTCCAGCAGGAAGGCGTAGCACGGGTTAGAGTTGATGACCAGCTCATAAATTTTGCTCAGGCCAAAATCGTATTGAGCCTTCATTTTATGAAAAGTCTTGCCAAAGCTCCAGTGCCCGAACCGGGTAGGCATCCCGTACGCACCGAAGGTATAAATAATATCCGCCGGACATATCTCATAACGCATCGGATAAAAATCGAGCCCAAACCCGGAAGCAATCTCCGTGATCTCGGCAATCGACCGCTCCAGCGCTTTAATCTCATCATCACCGGGCATGCATCCATCTCTCCTTCCAGCTTGTGAACCGTTCTTCCTATGTATATGGGGGGAGGGGTGGGAGTATGATGGGCATGCCCAGCCCAAATATCCCTTATTCCGCTTCCGTATAGAACAGCTTAAGCAGAATATTCTGCGGATAATTTCCAAAGTGCTCCCCGAAGATGGTAAGTCCGCCTTTGTTTGTAGAATTCCCATCAATCCCAATCCTCAGCTTGATGAAGGGAGAGTCTTCGATCTTTAGCTCAGCGAGGGTGACCGATGATATTTTTTGACCATCTATTCCAGTATCCTTCTTGGTGACTCTTAAATGCTTCAAAAGTCCATACTGGCTTAGTTCGTTATCCCACCAGTTTGGTGTTAATTTCCCGCGCACATCTGAAAAATTACCCGGAGCCGTCCAGGTGCCTAAAAAAACATCGTTGATATAAAAGGCGATATCACTTGGCCAATTATTGTTGGACCCAGGAAACTCTGAAGATAGCTCCAAGGATAGCTCTAATAATTCTGCAGTAAAATTTCGGTTAAAATCATTCGGAATCATATATTCAACGAAGCCCTCCGCAAACCAAACTAAAGAAGCATCGATCCGGTCATTGGAGACGAAGGTCCGTTGATCATCTAACTTTCCGATTACTTTAGTCTGGCTGGCTAATCCACAGGTAGGGGTGACTGAAAAGTTAGAATAGTATCCCAGCTTGATTTCATTCGTAATGACTTTAAAAGGAAGATGGAGCTTTTGGGGGAGGTTGAGGGCAATATGATCAACGGCAAGCACAAAACTCTTCTTTCTGTTATCGGTACCCTCCAGGTTGTCCTGGAGCTTAATGATCTTGGCGTCCTCCAGTAACCGGATATGGCGTGACACGATAGCTTTGCTTAAGTTTAGCTTTTTGGCGAGCTCACTGACAGTAAGCGGTGTATGTAACAGTAGTTTGAGAATCGAAGCTCTTGTGTCAGATGCCAGTGCCTTTAGAACAGAAATACCATGATCATCGAGTTCTAAGAACATATGGACCTCCAATTGTTAACTTTTTGGTTTACAATAAACGATCTGGTTAAGCGCTGGTTTTATTTAGTATACCACAAAGTTGAAAATCAGGAATAACGCTGATAGAGCCTTGAAAGAACGCTTTCATCATGATAGTATTTGCTTGCTTGCGGGGGAGATTTATTGCGATAACCACAAAGAAGTTAACTTTTATTGTTGTGGACTACTAAGATAGGAGCTGAAGCTAGATGACACACAGGATGGAATATCCGCGTCCGCAGTTCGTCAGAGACGCATGGCTTAACTTAAATGGAACCTGGCAATTTGAATTTGATGACAGCAATGAGGGAGCAACGCAGCGATGGTTTGATCCAGGTGAGAGCTTCAGTCAGACCATTCAAGTTCCCTTTGCGTTTCAGACCCCTGCCAGCGGAATACACGATACCACTTTTCATGACTATGTATGGTATAAGCGCAATTTCACACTCGAGCCAGACTGGTATCAGAAGCGTGTGATATTACATTTTGGAGCGGTAGATTATCGGGCTTGGGTGTATGTGAATGGTCATTATATCGGCGTGCATGAGGGCGGACACACTTCATTTTCTTTTGATATTACGCATGCCTTAACCGGTCAGGAGGAGCAGGTCACGGTTCATGTGGAGGACCCTTCAACGGATGAGACTATTCCCCGGGGCAAACAGTTCTGGTTAGAGCAGCCCGAAAGCATCTGGTATACGCGCACGAGCGGAATTTGGCAGACCGTGTGGCTGGAAGCAGTCAACCCTGTTCATATTCAGCAGGTGAAATTTACGCCCGATCTGGATCAAGGAAGTATTGGAATTGAAGTGAAGTCTGAGGGGCATGGATCAGAAGAATTAGATTTGGAACTTCGTATTTCTTTTGGCGGAGAACTGGTTATTCAGGACCGGGTACGATTGTTACAGCCTATAACACGAAGAATGGTAGATCTGTTTGGTCTGAAAATATTCCGCACAAACTTTCACCGCGCCGGCTGGACATGGAGCCCGGAAGCTCCTAATTTGTTCGATGTGGAAATGAAGCTGTACGATCACGGGGTTGAGGTGGACTCTATAGAGTCGTATTTCGGCATGCGGAAGGTTCATACAGAGGATGGTATGGTCTATCTGAATAACAAACCGTATTATCAAAAGCTTGTACTGGATCAGGGGTATTGGCAGGAAGGATTACTTACGGCGCCAACGGACGACCATCTGAAGAAGGATATTGAATTAGCCAAAGAATTAGGGTTCAACGGTTGCCGTAAGCATCAGAAGGTCGAGGACCCGCGCTTTTTATACTGGGCAGATCAGATAGGGTTCCTTGTATGGGGAGAATGTGCGGCGAACGCCTCTTACAATAATGATGCTGTAGCCCGGTTAACCAAAGAATGGATTGAGATTATTGACCGTGATTTCAATCATCCCTCGATTGTGGCCTGGGTTCCGCTTAACGAAAGCTGGGGCATTCCTATGGTGAAATCGAATAAGCAGCAGCAGTATCACAGCTTAGCTATGTATAGTCTGATTCATTCCTTGGATGATACCCGGTTAGTGATATCGAATGACGGATGGGAAATGACACGAACTGACATTTGTGCGATGCACAATTATCAGCATGGCAGAGCAGATGAGCCCGATAAGTATGAAGAGTTCAAGCGGATTCTTTCTACAAAAGATACCATGCTTGCATCCAATCCATCAGCCCGCAGTGTGTATGCAGACGGTTATGAGCATCGGGGAGAGCCCATCTTGTTAACTGAATTCGGCGGGATAAGCTATAAGGCTGGCGCTGACGACGGCTGGGGTTATACCAGTGCACAATCTGCAGAGGATCTTGTTCTGGAATACGGAAGAATTATGAAAGCGGTATACGCGTCGAAGATTATTTACGGATATTGTTATACACAGTTAACGGATGTAGAGCAGGAGATTAACGGCCTGGTAGCCTATGACCGGACACCCAAATGCAACCTGTCGTTAATTAAAGAAATTAACGATCAATGGCATCTGCGGACCATTTAACCGGGCTTATTTAATAATAAGGAGCTGATGGAATGATGACAAACGAACTATTGCTTCAAAAGATCGGTCTGGTCGTAGACAGGCTTATGAACCTGGGCGGCAGCGACTATGAAAAGGATAAAACCGTGGTTCAGGCCGATACCAGGGTAGGGATTGTGCAACGTGATTTCGGCATTGAAGAATGGGATTGGCCTCAGGGCGTAGGTCTTTATGGTCTTTATAAGCTGCAGAACTACTACGGCGATACGCGTTATATGGAATTTTTTCAGAATTGGGTTTCCCGTAATCTGGAGGCGGGACTGCCTTCTAAAAATATCAATACGACAGCTCCCTATTTGCCTTTGGTGCTGCTCCTGGATCAGCTTGAGCCTTCCAGCGAACTGGAAGAGCTATGCCGGGAGCATGCGGATTGGCTCATTCATGAGCTGCCCAAAACCAAAGAAGGCGGCTTCCAGCATACGGTCACTGCCATCGGCAACCGGGATGGCATTCACCTGCACAATGGACAGTTATGGATTGATACGCTCTTTATGGCGGTTCTGTTCCTGAACCAGGCCGGGCGCAAGTTCAACCGGCCAGAGTGGGGGCATGAGGCTGAACACCAGATTCTGCTCCATATCAAGTATTTGTTCGACAAGCATACCGGCTTGTTCTTCCACGGCTGGAGCTTCGAACGCAATGATAATTTCGGCAGTATCTTCTGGTGCCGCGGCAACTCCTGGTTCACGTATGGGATCGTCGATTACCTGGAAGCTTGCCAGGATTCGATTAGTCCGGGTTTCCGGCAGTTTCTGGTTGATACGTATACTGCTCAGGTCAATGCCCTGGTATCCCTCCAGGCCGCTTCCGGTCTGTGGCATACCGTCCTGCAGGACCCGTCCAGCTATGAAGAGGTATCGGGATCGGCCGCAATCGCCGCAGGGATTATCAAAGGGATTAAAGCCGGTATTCTGGATGCCTCCTATCAGGCTGCGGCAGACAAGGCCATTCAGTCGGTATGTCAAAATATTAGCGCAGACGGCACCGTGCTGAATGTGTCGGCCGGAACCGGCATGGGGATGGATAAGGAGCATTACAAGAACATTGCCCTCCGGCCTATGGCGTACGGACAGTCCTTGGCTCTTATCGCTTTATATGAAGCGTTAAATTAAACAGCAGAAAGCCTGATCCTTGAGCATTTACGCCAGAGGATTAGGCTTTTTTTCACAATAAATTATGTTAAGATTACGTTAATTAACACTTGGAAATCGACGAACGGGGAGAGAGAAGTAATGACTGACTTCACAGCGATTCGGGACCTGTTCCACATTACGGAACCGTGCGGATTCGATAATGAATCGTTAACACCGTGGCTGGAACGCTACGGGCATATTCCTCAGGTGTTGCGGGCGTATTATACTGAGCTTGGGGCCCACTCTGCATTGAACGCAACTCAGGATTTTCTGGTTCCGCCTCACAAATTTCCGCGTTATATGGAAGAAGACTACTGCATCTTTTATACCGAAAATCAGGAAGCCTGCGTCTGGGGAATCCGTGCAGCGGATATGAAGCTTGATAATCCTCCCGTCTATGTGCGCAGCGGAGCCGAATGGGAGCGCCTGCGTTCTTCTGTCGAGGAATTTTTGCTGGCCATGGCCCATTTGCAGGCAGTGCTGGCGATGGAGTATAGCAGCGAAGAATATTGGGAGATCGATGAGGATGTTGCGGAGCGGATTGAGCAGAATTTTCCATCCCGCCAAGCGGATTCAGATTTATACACGGGGGTTCGTTTTTTTGGCCGGCCGGGTGAATTGATTATGATTATGAACAACAACGGTGGCCATCTGCTAATGTTCGCGGCCGAAGACGAGGAACGCCTTGATGAATTGTACAACCTCTTTGAGCAGTGGACGGATCAATAGCTCTTTCCGCGTCAAAAGGCCTGACCGCAGTCAGGCCCCGCTCAACATACATCAAACAGCTTTCATTCCATTTGAACTGGAACCAAGTTAAATTTGCAACTGTGGAGGAATCTGACTTCACAAAAGTAACATATACCGTATGGGTTCCTACTGCTGTTCCGGCATTGATCGGGATACTCTTAACTGACCATGTCTGCCATCCATACTTGTTTTAGCTGTACTACTGAAGTCCACATTTTAAATGCTATAGCCTTCCGCTTCAAATTTCAATGTGTTAAATTTAGTCCGCTCCCTTAACCATATACCCGCACCTCAATAATCTCCGCATACTCACTGCCGTTGGTATTGAGCACCACCACACGCAGGCGGTCTGTTCTCACAGCTTCGTGCAGCGTGTGTACCCGCTTGCGCTTGTGGTTGTCATGTTCCCAGGCAACTGCGGTCCATTTGCCGCCCTTGTAAGCTTCAATACGATACTCCTTAACGAGCGTTGGCAGGATTTCGTAAGGCGTAATATGATGATGCAGGTTGATCAGATCATCGTTGACATCGTCATTGAAGGTGATGTGTACCTGACGGATGGTAACCGGCTCGTTCCAGGCCAGCTCCAGCCACTCCGGCTGACCGGAGGCCATCCGGTCAGAGGACCACATATGCGGACCGCCGTACGGGCGGAGGTAGCCGTCGATAACTTTATCCGCAGCGAAGGCACTCGTTATCCCGGACAGGCGTAGGCATGGGGCTTGGCGATCAAATTTCTTC is part of the Paenibacillus sp. FSL M7-0420 genome and harbors:
- a CDS encoding glycoside hydrolase family 2 protein encodes the protein MTHRMEYPRPQFVRDAWLNLNGTWQFEFDDSNEGATQRWFDPGESFSQTIQVPFAFQTPASGIHDTTFHDYVWYKRNFTLEPDWYQKRVILHFGAVDYRAWVYVNGHYIGVHEGGHTSFSFDITHALTGQEEQVTVHVEDPSTDETIPRGKQFWLEQPESIWYTRTSGIWQTVWLEAVNPVHIQQVKFTPDLDQGSIGIEVKSEGHGSEELDLELRISFGGELVIQDRVRLLQPITRRMVDLFGLKIFRTNFHRAGWTWSPEAPNLFDVEMKLYDHGVEVDSIESYFGMRKVHTEDGMVYLNNKPYYQKLVLDQGYWQEGLLTAPTDDHLKKDIELAKELGFNGCRKHQKVEDPRFLYWADQIGFLVWGECAANASYNNDAVARLTKEWIEIIDRDFNHPSIVAWVPLNESWGIPMVKSNKQQQYHSLAMYSLIHSLDDTRLVISNDGWEMTRTDICAMHNYQHGRADEPDKYEEFKRILSTKDTMLASNPSARSVYADGYEHRGEPILLTEFGGISYKAGADDGWGYTSAQSAEDLVLEYGRIMKAVYASKIIYGYCYTQLTDVEQEINGLVAYDRTPKCNLSLIKEINDQWHLRTI
- a CDS encoding ArsR/SmtB family transcription factor, translated to MFLELDDHGISVLKALASDTRASILKLLLHTPLTVSELAKKLNLSKAIVSRHIRLLEDAKIIKLQDNLEGTDNRKKSFVLAVDHIALNLPQKLHLPFKVITNEIKLGYYSNFSVTPTCGLASQTKVIGKLDDQRTFVSNDRIDASLVWFAEGFVEYMIPNDFNRNFTAELLELSLELSSEFPGSNNNWPSDIAFYINDVFLGTWTAPGNFSDVRGKLTPNWWDNELSQYGLLKHLRVTKKDTGIDGQKISSVTLAELKIEDSPFIKLRIGIDGNSTNKGGLTIFGEHFGNYPQNILLKLFYTEAE
- a CDS encoding glycoside hydrolase family 88/105 protein, which translates into the protein MMTNELLLQKIGLVVDRLMNLGGSDYEKDKTVVQADTRVGIVQRDFGIEEWDWPQGVGLYGLYKLQNYYGDTRYMEFFQNWVSRNLEAGLPSKNINTTAPYLPLVLLLDQLEPSSELEELCREHADWLIHELPKTKEGGFQHTVTAIGNRDGIHLHNGQLWIDTLFMAVLFLNQAGRKFNRPEWGHEAEHQILLHIKYLFDKHTGLFFHGWSFERNDNFGSIFWCRGNSWFTYGIVDYLEACQDSISPGFRQFLVDTYTAQVNALVSLQAASGLWHTVLQDPSSYEEVSGSAAIAAGIIKGIKAGILDASYQAAADKAIQSVCQNISADGTVLNVSAGTGMGMDKEHYKNIALRPMAYGQSLALIALYEALN
- a CDS encoding Uma2 family endonuclease, whose product is MSNPDEQRQHSYQDWLSWDGVWELINGKAYNMSPTPTALHQYVIGELYFALRTHLENKSCHVFVAPFDVFFSEDDSAAMPDHVVQPDLSVVCSKDQITKNGCHGAPTMIIEVLSPSTALKDFNEKFNLYQKYGVQEYWIVDPGNRTVHVYALQDGVYQVRDLFSEQDSVRSNVFKDFQLPLGKLFDLQI
- a CDS encoding SpoVR family protein, which encodes MPGDDEIKALERSIAEITEIASGFGLDFYPMRYEICPADIIYTFGAYGMPTRFGHWSFGKTFHKMKAQYDFGLSKIYELVINSNPCYAFLLDGNSLVQNKLIVAHVLAHCDFFKNNMRFSMSNRDMVESMSATADRINDYSVTYGTDTVESFIDSVLAIQEHIDPSLIQPRKLGKTHLLEAKMKERKDSPPGGPGPANAYSELWDLEKSDDVPPVPETAGKRTFPPEPEKDIVWFIQQYSTALEDWQRDIMTMLHDEMLYFWPQMETKIMNEGWASYWHQRIMRELDLTAEETVEYAKLNSSVVQPSRQSLNPYYLGLKIFEDIENRWDRDKMFEVRELDSDISFIRSYLSKELVNDLDLYVFEKKGPEWKITDKAWENVRDQLVLARVNGGSPYLVIQDADYERNGELLIAHRYESIELDLKYLERTLPHIYALWGRTVHLQTVVEDKNAMFTYDGKKVQRKFM